A genome region from Glycine max cultivar Williams 82 chromosome 5, Glycine_max_v4.0, whole genome shotgun sequence includes the following:
- the MFT gene encoding phosphatidyl ethanolamine-binding family protein MFT precursor → MRYLSLSTFSLLCITFVVMAASVDPLVVGRVIGDVVDMFIPSVNMSVYFGSKHVTNGCDIKPSIAISPPKLTLTGNMDNLYTLVMTDPDAPSPSEPSMREWIHWILVDIPGGTNPFRGKEIVSYVGPRPPIGIHRYIFVLFQQKGPLGLVEQPPTRASFNTRYFARQLDLGLPVATVYFNSQKEPAVKRR, encoded by the exons ATGCGTTATTTGTCTCTGAGTACTTTTTCTCTCTTGTGCATTACCTTTGTGGTCATGGCAGCCTCCGTGGATCCCCTAGTGGTTGGTCGCGTGATCGGCGATGTGGTAGACATGTTCATTCCTTCAGTCAACATGTCCGTTTACTTTGGGTCGAAGCACGTCACAAATGGCTGTGACATCAAGCCATCCATTGCCATCAGCCCTCCTAAGCTCACCCTCACCGGCAACATGGATAACCTCTACACACTG GTTATGACTGATCCTGACGCACCTAGCCCCAGTGAACCAAGCATGCGCGAGTGGATACATTG GATCTTAGTTGACATACCTGGAGGAACAAACCCATTTCGCG GAAAAGAGATTGTTTCATATGTGGGACCAAGACCACCTATTGGAATACATCGCTATATCTTTGTGTTGTTTCAACAGAAAGGACCTTTAGGTCTTGTGGAGCAACCACCAACTCGAGCAAGCTTCAACACTCGTTATTTTGCCAGGCAATTGGACTTGGGACTTCCAGTGGCCACTGTCTACTTCAACTCTCAAAAAGAACCTGCTGTTAAGAGGCGCTGA
- the LOC100805073 gene encoding actin-interacting protein 1-2, with protein MSHELLETYACMPTTERGRGILISGDAKSNSIVYTNGRSVVMMNLQNPLNVSVYGDHAYPATVARFSPNGEWVASADASGSVRIWGTRNDFVLKKEFRVLSARIDDLQWSPDGLRIVACGEGKGKSFVRAFMWDSGTNVGEFDGHSRRVLSCAYKPTRPFRVVTCGEDFLLNFYEGPPFRFKLSHRDHSNFVNCVRYSPDGSKFISVSSDKKGIIFDGNSAEKIGELSSEGGHTGSIYAVSWSPDGKLVLTVSADKSAKVWDITEDNNGKVKKTLTCPGTGGVEDMLVGCLWLNDYLVTVSLGGTISIFLASDLDKAPTAFSGHMKNVSSLTILRSNPRVLLSSSYDGLIVKWIQGIGYSEKLQRKENSQIKCLAAVEEEIVTSGFDNKIRRVSLHGDQCGDAEAIDIGSQPKDLSVALLSPELALVSIDSGVVMLRGAKIVSTINLGFIVTASAVSPDGNEAIIGGQDGKLHIYSISGDTLVEEAVLEKHRGAISVIRYSPDLSMFASGDVNREAIVWDRASREVKLKNMLYHTARINCLAWSPDSLRIATGSLDTCVIIYEVYQPASSRITIKGAHLGGVYGLAFTDEYSLVSSGEDAFIRVWRITPR; from the exons ATGAGCCACGAGCTGTTGGAGACGTACGCGTGCATGCCCACGACGGAGCGCGGCCGTGGGATTCTGATCTCCGGCGATGCCAAGTCCAACTCCATCGTCTACACCAACGGCAGATCGGTGGTCATGATGAACCTCCAGAACCCCCTAAACGTGTCCGTGTACGGGGACCACGCCTACCCCGCCACCGTGGCGCGCTTTTCCCCCAACGGCGAGTGGGTGGCCTCCGCCGACGCCTCCGGCTCCGTCAGGATCTGGGGCACGCGAAACGACTTCGTTTTGAAGAAGGAGTTTAGAGTCCTCTCCGCTCGCATCGACGACCTTCAGTGGTCCCCCGATGGTCTCAGAATCGTTGCCTGCGGCGAAGGCAAAGGGAAGTCCTTCGTCCGCGCTTTTAT GTGGGATTCGGGGACTAATGTTGGTGAATTCGATGGTCACTCACGTCGGGTTTTGAGTTGTGCTTATAAACCCACGAGGCCTTTTCGCGTTGTCACTTGTGGAGAGGATTTTCTGCTTAACTTTTATGAGGGACCTCCCTTTAGATTTAAGCTGTCTCACAG GGATCATTCAAATTTTGTGAATTGTGTAAGATATTCTCCGGATGGCAGTAAATTTATAAGTGTAAGTTCTGACAAGAAGGGTATCATATTCGATGGAAACAGTGCAGAGAAGATTGGTGAGTTGTCTTCTGAAGGTGGGCATACTGGTAGTATTTATGCTGTTAGCTGGAGTCCTGATGGAAAGCTG GTGCTGACTGTATCTGCCGACAAGTCTGCAAAAGTATGGGACATTACTGAGGACAATAACGGAAAGGTGAAGAAAACATTGACTTGTCCTGGCACTGGTGGAGTTGAAGACATGCTAGTGGGGTGCCTATGGTTGAATGATTATCTTGTCACTGTTTCTCTTGGTGGGACAATATCTATATTTTTAGCAAGTGATCTTGATAAAGCCCCGACAGCATTTTCTGGACATATGAAAAATGTTTCCTCCTTAACTATTCTTAGAAGTAACCCTAGAGTGCTCTTATCTAGCAGTTATGATGGCTTAATAGTTAAGTGGATTCAAGGGATTGGATATAGTGAAAAACTACAAAGGAAGGAAAATTCTCAAATCAAATGCTTAGCAGCTGTAGAAGAAGAGATTGTTACATCTGGATTCGATAATAAG ATAAGGCGAGTTTCTTTACATGGGGATCAGTGTGGAGATGCTGAAGCCATTGATATAGGAAGTCAACCAAAGGACTTGAGTGTTGCACTTCTTTCTCCTGAACTTGCCCTAGTTTCAATTGATTCAGGAGTTGTCATGTTGCGTGGTGCCAAAATTGTGTCAACCATTAATCTTGGGTTTATTGTGACAGCATCTGCTGTCTCACCTGATGGAAATGAAGCCATTATCGGTGGACAGGATGGTAAATTGCACATATATTCTATTTCTGGCGATACTCTTGTAGAAGAGGCTGTCCTTGAGAAACATAGGGGTGCTATTAGTGTCATACGTTATTCCCCAGACCTTTCAATGTTTGCATCAGGGGATGTCAATCGAGAAGCTATAGTGTGGGACCGTGCCTCCCGAGAG GTGAAGCTGAAGAACATGTTGTACCATACTGCTAGGATAAACTGCCTTGCGTGGTCCCCTGATAGCCTTAGGATTGCTACAGGATCACTTGACACATGTGTCATCATATATGAAGTTTATCAGCCTGCATCTAGTAGAATTACCATAAAGGGTGCTCATTTAGGCGGGGTTTATGGGTTAGCATTTACTGATGAGTATAGTTTGGTTAGCTCTGGTGAGGATGCTTTTATCCGTGTTTGGAGGATAACCCCTCGTTGA
- the LOC121174924 gene encoding uncharacterized protein, translating into MHSPCLFFPNLIIFRKPEKHTSIPPRHSTFGQIKTVIVDEAVVVATLKPLYEDKVLVASLEQSLREKDQFSHIPYLIPLPLSFSLQVYKFRNKFAPIFPNLQISNQICPNLALSGNNGYIHKRTKITHLQIQTEVTVRRYKNWGNDQFLMCTLKKLNNLRGI; encoded by the exons ATGCACTCCCCTTGTCTCTTTTTCcccaatttgattatttttcggAAACCAGAAAAACACACTTCCATTCCACCACGCCACTCAACCTTCGGCCAAATTAAAACAGTCATCGTCGACGAAGCCGTAGTGGTAGCAACACTGAAACCACTTTATGAAGATAAAGTTCTAGTTGCTTCATTAGAACAATCTCTCAGAGAGAAAGACCAATTTTCCCACATACCATATTTAATTCCGCTAcccctttctttctctcttcaagTCTACAAGTTCAGAAATaaatttgccccaatttttccAAATCTGCAAATTTCAAACCAGATCTGCCCCAATCTTGCACTTTCTGGCAACAATGGATACATCCACAAAAGAACAAAGATCACCCATCTGCAAATACAAACAGAGGTCACCGTCAG GAGATACAAGAATTGGGGAAACGACCAATTTCTCATGTGcacattgaaaaaattgaacaatttgagaGGAATATGA
- the LOC547868 gene encoding small ribosomal subunit protein RACK1 (The RefSeq protein has 4 substitutions compared to this genomic sequence), with amino-acid sequence MAEGLVLKGTMRAHTDVVTAIATPIDNSDMIVTASRDRSIILWHLTKEDKTYGVPRRRLTGHSHFVQDVVLSSDGQFALSGSWDGELRLWDLAAGTSARRFVGHTKDVLSVAFSIDNRQIVSASRDRTIKLWNTLGECKYTIQDGDAHSDWVSCVRFSPSTLQPTIVSASWDRTVKVWNLTNCKLRNTLAGHNGYVNTVAVSPDGSLCASGGKDGVILLWDLAEGKRLYSLDAGSIIHALCFSPSRYWLCAATEQSIKIWDLESKSIVEDLKVDLKTEADATSGGGNANKKKVIYCTSLNWSADGSTLFSGYTDGVARVWAIGRY; translated from the exons atggcAGAGGGTCTCGTTCTCCGCGGAACCATGCGCGCCCACACCGACGTCGTGACGGCGATTGCCACTCCCATCGACAACTCCGACATGATCGTGACGGCGTCGCGCGACAAATCCATCATTCTCTGGCACCTCACCAAGGAGGACAAGACCTACGGTGTCCCCCGCCGCCGCCTCACCGGACATTCTCACTTCGTCCAGGACGTCGTCCTCTCATCCGACGGTCAGTTCGCCCTCTCCGGCTCCTGGGACGGCGAGCTCCGCCTCTGGGACCTCGCGGCTGGCACCTCTGCCCGCCGCTTCGTTGGCCACACCAAGGACGTGCTCTCCGTGGCGTTCTCCATCGACAACCGTCAGATCGTGTCGGCCTCTCGTGACCGCACGATCAAGCTGTGGAACACCCTGGGTGAGTGCAAGTACACAATCCAAGATGGCGATGCGCATTCGGATTGGGTAAGTTGCGTCCGTTTCAGCCCTAGCACTCTTCAGCCAACCATTGTTTCTGCTTCATGGGACAGGACCGTTAAGGTTTGGAACCTGACCAACTGCAAGCTGAGGAACACCCTTGCTGGACACAATGGGTATGTGAATACTGTTGCTGTTTCCCCTGATGGCTCTCTCTGTGCCAGTGGTGGCAAAGATGGGGTTATTCTTCTGTGGGATTTGGCTGAGGGTAAGCGTCTTTACTCTCTCGATGCTGGCTCAATCATCCATGCACTCTGCTTCAGCCCCAACAGGTACTGGCTCTGCGCCGCCACCGAGCAGAGCATCAAGATCTGGGATTTGGAGAGCAAGAGTATCGTTGAGGATTTGAAGGTTGACCTCAAGACTGAGGCTGATGCCACCTCCGGTGGTGGTAACGCCAAcaagaagaag GTTATTTATTGCACAAGTTTGAACTGGAGTGCGGATGGAAGCACTTTGTTTAGTGGCTATACCGATGGTGTGGTCAGAGTTTGGGCTATTGGACGTTATTAG
- the LOC100782282 gene encoding uncharacterized protein LOC100782282 precursor (The RefSeq protein has 2 substitutions compared to this genomic sequence), whose product MILTLLPPPKSPFLNTLLLLCTTLLLPPCYLALPDPDADAVQPIIPNPSSSTGTIPAFPEQADAAGCPLSLSDEHYEGIKSACGSNKHAADDDDDLHRSRCCPVLAAWLYSAYSATALSGGMQHERASKGHTTSYDMPLLPDDSETCVSDLGKALKIRGIQLFQPNETCDLVYCYCGIRLHPLTCPESFSVTPSGTLVVNQSVKRLEGDCFSSGTNVNKFPGLGGCSKCLHSLYSLRKNSSNSSKSEDRTTKIHNKDCELMGLTWLLAKNRTAYIHTVSGVLRALMLSTEGSDPQSCTLNSDGMPLAVDSSEMSDESSSTNLQAPIFLSLLLFLHYFTLLWHLTENECKEIDPHSPTWHL is encoded by the exons ATGATACTGACACTACTGCCTCCTCCAAAATCACCATTCTTGAATACCCTTTTGCTCCTCTGCACTACTCTCCTCCTCCCACCTTGCTACCTGGCTCTCCCTGACCCTGATGCTGATGCGGTTCAGCCAATCATCCCAAACCCCTCATCTTCAACAGGAACAATCCCTGCATTCCCAGAACAAGCTGATGCTGCAGGGTGCCCTCTCAGCCTCTCAGATGAGCACTACGAAGGCATAAAGAGTGCATGTGGCTCCAACAAACATGctgcagatgatgatgatgacctCCACCGTAGCAGATGCTGTCCTGTGCTGGCAGCGTGGCTCTATTCTGCATACTCAGCCACTGCCCTTAGTGGTGGAATGCAACATGAACGTGCCTCAAAGGGCCATACCACATCCTATGACATGCCCTTGTTGCCTGATGATTCAGAAACATGTGTGAGTGACTTGGGGAAGGCCTTGAAAATTAGAGGAATCCAGCTTTTTCAGCCCAATGAGACTTGTGATCTGGTCTATTGCTACTGTGGCATTAGGCTTCACCCTTTGACCTGTCCTGAGTCATTCTCAGTTACTCCAAGTGGAACTCTTGTTGTCAATCAAAGTGTGAAAAGATTGGAGAGGGATTGCTTCAGTAGCAGCACCAATGTCAATAAGTTTCCCGGCCTGGGAGGATGCTCCAAGTGCTTGCATAGTCTCTATTCG CTTAGGAAGAATTCTTCAAATTCAAGCAAGTCAGAAGATAGGACCACCAAGATCCATAACAAAGATTGTGAACTAATGGGCCTGACATGGCTTCTGGCTAAGAATAGAACAGCTTACATTCACACAGTTTCTGGGGTTCTTCGAGCTTTGATGTTGAGCACTGAAGGCTCTGACCCACAATCATGCACTCTAAACAGTGATGGAATGCCTCTTGCCGTTGATTCCTCTGAAATGTCAGATGAATCTTCATCAACCAACCTACAAGCACCAATTTTCCTCTCTTTGTTACTATTTCTACATTATTTCACTCTATTATGGCACCTAACTGAAAACGAGTGCAAAGAGATTGATCCCCATTCCCCAACATGGCATTTGTAA